GATATCCTCTGATCAGTAAAATGTGGCCAGACCTGAAGTCCCAGCCGGCGATGAAAACCATATTATCGATAACGGCTACTTCCGTTATCAGGAAATATTGTCCCGGATCAAGATTCTGAAGGGAAATATCCCGTTTCCAATTCACGCCATTATAGTGGGTCATCGCCAATCCCTGGACCCGGAAGGCGAAAACATCATTGCAGTGGTTACCGTCGAGAAATCCTATTCCATAATATAAATCCCAATCAAGGGCTTCGAGTTTAGTCAGATATCCCTCTCCGGTGGAGATAGATTCCTTCCATAAGCTAGCGCAACCCAGGTAGAGCGTATCACCGTAGGCCCAGGTCGTATTATATATTCCCGAGGGGCGACTATAATCGCGCGGCGGCCAGTTCTCCATCCAGCTATCTTGATGATGAATTTCGGCCCAGCTGCCATCTCTCTTGTGCTCCAACACGGCATTTTGAATGCCTGCGCCTGCGCCTATATTTGAGTAAGCGACACTCCAGATATTTTTTTTATCGAGGCCATGGATCCGTATTATCGTATAGTTAAGTCCTGTAGCCATATCAGAAAAGGACGAGCCGTTGTAGTGAGTGATCTTGCCATCAGTCCGTGCAAAGTAGAGATCTAACGCTGAAGCCCCCCAGATCTCAGTGATATTTCCATAACGTCCTTCCCAGACCCAGAAAAACTTGCTCTGCCATTCGAGTCCATCCCAGTGGGCATAGGCACCACCAAAAGCAATCCAGATATCATTTGAGGAGAACATATAGATGCTATTCAATTGACTAAAGGAAAGGTCTCCATTCGAATCTTGTCCCAGTAACCTATGGGCTTTCCATTTCTCGCCGTCCCAGTGAATGGCATTACAGGAATTATCTCCCGATCCGGACTGGCTGGTGTCGGGCATAGAGAATAAACCGACCAGCCATATATCATCATCAGAAATGGCGGCCATGTCACTCAGCCAACCAATACCCGGTCGCGGGCTGCCAAGATCAGTGACGATTGAATCAATCTCCCAAACAAAGTCGTGGCTTGTAGTATCCTGGAGGCATTCCCAGGGCTGCACGGCTGGCTCATCACAGCTGGAAAAGAGGCCAAGAACGCAGGTATACAGAAAGAGAGCTAGGGGAATGAATAATGTGCGTAAAGGATATGTTCGCTGAATTAGCATCGGAAATAGAGCTATTTATTTTACCCCACGGTCTACCCCATTATGATTTTGTATGTTATATTGAGTCAATAGGATAAGCAAGATAAATAAGGGCAGCCAGGCCGATGCGGCGGTGGTCAGCGCTGGCCAGGTGGGCGCTGCCTGATACCAGCCAGGAAGGCCCGGGAGCACGAAAACGGCCAGAAAGGGCTAAAATATTATAGGCATCTATCCTACAATTCTGCAGGTGCATATCTTACATGAGAAGTGAGGGTGTGAGTGGTTAAGAGTGCTAGGTAAGAGAAGGGCTATTAGATATCCTACTTCAGGAGTCCATGTTGAATGGCATAGTGAGTCAATTCAACGTTGGATTTGATACTCATTTTATCCAATACCCGAAACCGATAAGTGCTGATGGTCTTCTCACTCAAGGACAAATCTCTGGCGATCTCCCGAATGGTTTTTCCAGCGGCAATCATGAGAAGGACATGATATTCGCGATCAGACAATTGCTCATGGCGGGGGATATTGAATTCCCTAGACAGCCGCAGGGCCAACTCCTCACCCAGTTTCGAGCTGATATATCGACCCCCATTCGCCACTTTTCTTATCGCAGTGATCAGCTCCGCCGGAGAGCTCTCTTTGGTCAGGTAACCTGACGCGCCGGCCCTCAGAACCCGAAGGGCATATTGCTCTTCTGGATGCATACTCAGGATGAGGACCGCCTGTTTCGGCCAGAGATTCCTAATTTGCTTAAGTACTTCCACACCACCCTGGCCAGGCATGGAGATATCGAGCAGGATTACATCATATTGAGCTTGACCTAGTTTGGCCAATACCGCCATTCCATCACTGGCTTCATCAACTACCCCAATTCCGTCGGTTTCATCAAGGATTCGTTTCAATCCGGCCCGAAAGATGGTATGATCATCCGCGATCAGGACTTTAATCATGGTGATTCCCTTCATCATCCAAAAGGAGCGCTACGCTTATGCTAGTCCCTTCACCTGTTATTCCCTCTATCCGGGCTTCGCCCCCAAATTGCATAGCCCTTTCCCGGATGCCAATCAATCCAAACGAATCCGGGCTGTGGATTTGTTCTTCCGTGATGCCAATGCCATTGTCCTTGATTTCCAATTCCAGTCTGTCCGGGCTCACCTTCAGAATCGCTTCAACCGCGGTGGCACGAGAATGGCGTGCAATGTTCGTCAGGGCCTCCTGGAAGATACGGTATACGGCCGTAGAACGGTCGGGATCGAGATCGAATTCATCAGGTTCAACTTTCAGAGCACACCTGATCCCCGTATGCTTGAAGAATTCCGCGATCTCCCAATCAAGGGCGGCTATCACCCCCAGGTCATCCAGCACTGCCGGTCTCAATTCGGACGAAATCCTTTTCACGGTCTGAATCATGGAGTTCGTCAATTCAGTCATAGCGTTGGCCTTCTGCTGAAGTGGCTTCTGATCTGGCTGCAGCTTGCTGCTCAGCCATGAAAGATCCATCTTCAGGGCGGTCAGTTCCTGTCCCAGTTCATCGTGGATCTCACGGGCTATTCCACCCCTCTCTTCTTCCCTCACCGATTGGAGATACACCGATAGGTTTCGCAGCTGCTCATGGGATTGTTTTACTTCCTGCTCTGTTTTTTTGCGTTCGGTGATGTCCCGGGCCACAACCTGAATCGCAGGTTCGCAGTGGTAAATAAAGGGAGCCAAGGAGGTCTCCACATCGATTATTGTGCCATCCAAGCGGATCAGTTTTTGCTCCATGAATGGGACGGTATGCCCGGCCTCAACCTGCTCTATTCTTTTCTTGACCGACTCCAAGCTATCAGGGTGTATAAATTCCTCCACCTTCCTGCCGATAAGCTGGTCAGGACTATCGGCACCCATGAGGGTCACTCCAGCAGGATTGATAAAGATTATCTCACCATTCTTATGAACCAATATAACATCCGGGGAGAGTTCCACCAGGAGTCGATAACGTTCCTCGCTTTCCTGCAGTGCCATTTCGGCCCGTTTGCGGTCGGTAATATCCAGCACCTGCGCAACTGTCTTTATTTGGCCGACTGAATTCTGGATGATAGCAACGCTCAGTTCTAATCGCCTTTTTTTAGCATCTTTGCGGATAATACCGACTTCATACCTGGACGGGACCGGCTCCCCTAGTTGCCGCTGGTGATATCTTTCAGAAACCAGGGCTTTACTCTCCCCATCGAGAAAATCCCTGAAATCATGACCCAATATTTCCTCTCGCGAATAGCCAAGAATCTGAAATAGCTGATCGTTAGCGAAAACAATGTGATAAGCATTGTCAACAATGATAACGCCATTATGTGAGTGTTCAACAACTGCGCGATATTTTTCCTCAGATTCTCGCAGGACTTCTTCCGCCTGCCTGCGCTCGGCGAGCTCCCGCCTGCTGCTGATGACCATATGTATAGCTAAAGTGATAACCGTCGCCGCTATTACAACGGTGCCAAATAAGACCCACAGGAAGTCTATCTGCGCAGACATAAATACGCTCCGAAGTAGAGAATATTTCCGACGATGGATAGTGCGTTATGTACCTGCCAGAGGGAATGGGTAATAAAAACCGGGATGGCGGCATAAACAAGCACATTGCCCGATTGGCTGATAAAAGCCCCTAGCGATACCCAGAAACGCTCATCTCGATGGGCAGGCGGGTCCGCACGCTCTCGGCGGATAGTATACAAAGTATACAGCGAGATAAAGGCAATAAAAACAGTTCTTATTGACTGCGAGTATTTGTTGGGCAGCTGCAGTTCTTCGTAGCCAGTTCCCAACAGAAGAATGTATATCGCAGAAAATAGAAGAATAGATAGTCGCATACAGCGGGCCGGGCGGCCTTGGTGCCAATACGCGAAAAGCAAGGCCAGCAGCAGATAGGAAACGAGAGTATAAAGGTGCAATAGGAACATATTGTTGACATGCCGCAACGCAAGCACACCAAGAGCAACGTCATTTAACAGACCATAGAAAAGCAATCCGGTGAGCAGCCTCATGGGGCGGGTGGACCGGTGCCATAAATAGATACCCGCCCCAAGAGGTACTAATCCTGATATATAACTAAGGTGAACTAAAAAGGGAAGTTGCCACATGAGGGCTGATATAGTCCCTTTACAGGCAATATGGCGGACAAGGTATCGATTGCTCCATCGGCCCTACCCCGGTGGAATCCAATAGCGCTTTGGACAGCCGACCACCGATATCATCCCCCGGGGCCGTCACTCCAAACACCACCGGGCTGAACTGATTATCCTGGTTAAGCCCACCGTAAATGCGAATGCCCACGCAGCCCTCCTGGGCGAGTAGTTTCTGGACAGCCGCTTTACTGAAATACCAGGCATAGACATTATACGGATTATCGTCTTGAAATGCGGTCATCATCACCTGGGCAGCCTGCAACGTGATGGAGTGGTCTTCCTCACCAGTAAAAATCACGTCGGTCTCTTTCGTAAGCACGGTTTGAGGCGCATTAAGCTCAGGATTCCTGGCGTCCGTGGAGCCATCGGTGGGTTCCTTTCCGCAGCCAATGATAGCTACTGTTAAGACA
This genomic stretch from Candidatus Neomarinimicrobiota bacterium harbors:
- a CDS encoding PAS domain S-box protein gives rise to the protein MSAQIDFLWVLFGTVVIAATVITLAIHMVISSRRELAERRQAEEVLRESEEKYRAVVEHSHNGVIIVDNAYHIVFANDQLFQILGYSREEILGHDFRDFLDGESKALVSERYHQRQLGEPVPSRYEVGIIRKDAKKRRLELSVAIIQNSVGQIKTVAQVLDITDRKRAEMALQESEERYRLLVELSPDVILVHKNGEIIFINPAGVTLMGADSPDQLIGRKVEEFIHPDSLESVKKRIEQVEAGHTVPFMEQKLIRLDGTIIDVETSLAPFIYHCEPAIQVVARDITERKKTEQEVKQSHEQLRNLSVYLQSVREEERGGIAREIHDELGQELTALKMDLSWLSSKLQPDQKPLQQKANAMTELTNSMIQTVKRISSELRPAVLDDLGVIAALDWEIAEFFKHTGIRCALKVEPDEFDLDPDRSTAVYRIFQEALTNIARHSRATAVEAILKVSPDRLELEIKDNGIGITEEQIHSPDSFGLIGIRERAMQFGGEARIEGITGEGTSISVALLLDDEGNHHD
- a CDS encoding response regulator, which gives rise to MIKVLIADDHTIFRAGLKRILDETDGIGVVDEASDGMAVLAKLGQAQYDVILLDISMPGQGGVEVLKQIRNLWPKQAVLILSMHPEEQYALRVLRAGASGYLTKESSPAELITAIRKVANGGRYISSKLGEELALRLSREFNIPRHEQLSDREYHVLLMIAAGKTIREIARDLSLSEKTISTYRFRVLDKMSIKSNVELTHYAIQHGLLK